From the genome of Aricia agestis chromosome 9, ilAriAges1.1, whole genome shotgun sequence, one region includes:
- the LOC121730074 gene encoding E3 ubiquitin-protein ligase Topors-like: protein METIPAAVQDDSSSANPSSVKSDDSSPRNEGCRGSPPPNCAICLGTCRNKSFTDSCLHQFCFKCLLTWSRVKAVCPLCKQNFRSIIHNVRSNHQYEEYMVEQQPPEEPAHRIDIDSLVTRRFRYRTTLTLPRRETLAFQQLLMHHYPMVAEVFPPPSPTPRRRSPHSFRRSVYRYNLWARPLPDFTGRFRDCTPEFYRYNSSQMHRLVPWLNRELHYLLNENDGHISYVVARILELLPQYHINSTEFREEMTRYFGERTEHFLHELYCFASTPYDMTGYDRHVQYTTNNRIMTMVNEVISSSESEATVDSDIVMVSSSEPAEPPAGPSRVPAPVYPQNYIPEPSTARDNVIPIETISHSDTDDDSSEVMVVGYIKPPQDRTPEVVDLLGSDSDVIVQENSPERPRNSAPEARPPLIVKLKLQKQSDRALPAAPSESDEQSDGSTYTPPPRRCPHAGDAYATPPPPTADGWSSSYSPSSCSPSSPSSRSYYSSSTASSISSSDTEESPRRRRRRKSTSPDRHKRRSKRPSRSHHRSKKVKPSSSRDKHSKRKSHSGKGVKSTKSRSEASTSRAAEELRPVSAEPGTSGLAGRRKRKRDRAHDRRSSRESKRLRSVVNVVSSRRDDSASPLRAAGENRNENQSNIPHNNTSDIGSQVEVEVCARDEEADNTDSDDLPLNLSVGKSIMSSSKM, encoded by the exons ATGGAGACAATACCAGCTGCTGTTCAAGATGACAGTTCAAGTGCAAATCCCAGTAGTGTGAAAAGTGATGACAGCAGCCCCAGGAATGAGGGGTGCAGAGGCTCCCCACCGCCAAACTGTGCCATATGCCTCGGTACATGTAGAAATAAATCCTTCACAGACTCTTGCCTACATCAGTTCTGTTTTAAATGTCTTCTTACTTGGAGCAGA GTTAAAGCAGTATGTCCTCTCTGTAAACAAAATTTTCGATCTATTATTCACAATGTGCGGTCCAATCACCAATATGAGGAGTATATGGTGGAACAGCAACCGCCGGAGGAGCCAGCCCACAGAATTGACATTGACAGCCTGGTCACAAGGCGATTTAGATACAG GACAACTTTAACACTACCGAGGCGGGAGACTCTGGCCTTCCAGCAACTACTGATGCATCACTACCCGATGGTAGCAGAGGTGTTCCCGCCGCCCTCTCCCACCCCGCGCCGCCGCTCGCCACACTCCTTCAGGCGGTCAGTCTACAGATACAACCTGTGGGCCCGGCCTCTTCCAGATTTTACAGGCAGATTCAGAGACTGCACCCCAGAATTTTACAG gtACAATAGTTCACAAATGCATCGCCTGGTGCCTTGGCTCAATAGAGAATTGCACTATTTGTTGAACGAGAATGACGGACACATCTCGTATGTGGTGGCTCGAATCCTGGAGCTCCTCCCGCAGTATCACATCAACTCCACCGAGTTCAGGGAGGAGATGACGCGGTATTTCGGCGAGCGAACCGAGCACTTCCTCCACGAGCTTTACTGCTTCGCCTCGACGCCGTACGACATGACCGGCTACGACAGACACGTCCAGTACACCACCAACAACAGAATCATGACGATGGTCAACGAGGTCATCTCGAGCTCCGAGTCCGAGGCGACCGTCGACTCCGACATCGTGATGGTGTCGAGCTCGGAGCCCGCGGAGCCCCCCGCCGGCCCCTCCCGCGTGCCCGCCCCCGTCTACCCGCAGAACTACATCCCGGAGCCGTCCACCGCACGCGACAACGTCATTCCCATCGAGACCATCTCGCACTCCGACACTGACGACGACTCGTCCGAGGTGATGGTGGTAGGGTACATCAAGCCCCCGCAGGACAGGACGCCCGAGGTGGTGGACCTGCTCGGCTCCGATAGCGACGTCATCGTGCAGGAGAACTCGCCGGAGCGCCCGCGGAACTCGGCCCCGGAGGCGCGGCCCCCGCTGATCGTCAAATTAAAGCTGCAGAAGCAGAGCGACCGGGCGCTGCCCGCGGCGCCGAGCGAGAGCGACGAACAGAGCGACGGCAGCACGTacacgccgccgccgcgccgctgcccgCACGCCGGCGACGCCTACGCCACGCCCCCGCCGCCCACCGCCGACGGCTGGAGCTCCTCCTACTCGCCCTCCTCCTGTTCACCCTCCTCCCCCTCCTCTCGCTCCTACTATAGCTCCAGCACCGCCTCCTCGATCAGCTCTAGCGACACGGAGGAGAGCCCCCGGCGGAGGAGACGCCGGAAATCTACCTCCCCCGACAGGCACAAAAGGAGGAGTAAACGCCCGTCGCGCTCGCATCACCGAAGTAAAAAAGTCAAACCCTCGTCCAGCAGGGACAAGCACAGCAAAAGAAAAAGCCACTCCGGAAAGGGCGTCAAGAGCACGAAGAGCAGGAGCGAAGCCAGCACCTCGAGGGCGGCGGAAGAGCTCCGGCCGGTTTCGGCGGAGCCCGGCACGAGCGGGCTCGCCGGCAGGAGGAAACGGAAACGGGATAGGGCCCACGACCGCCGCTCCAGCCGTGAGAGTAAAAGACTGAGGAGTGTCGTCAACGTCGTCAGCAGCAGGCGAGATGACTCGGCGTCGCCGCTGCGCGCCGCCGGGGAAAACCGAAACGAAAACCAATCCAATATACCTCATAATAATACGAGTGACATAGGTTCCCAGGTGGAAGTGGAGGTTTGCGCGAGGGACGAGGAAGCTGACAACACAGATTCCGATGATCTCCCGTTGAACTTGTCTGTAGGAAAATCAATAATGTCGTCATCAAAAATGTGA
- the LOC121730099 gene encoding NADH dehydrogenase [ubiquinone] 1 alpha subcomplex subunit 5, with protein MGALKKTTGLLGLAVVPNPHHTLGALYGKILRTLQQMPEQAVYRKYTEQIVKERAAILKQTKDTYEIEAKINCGQAEELIIQAENELNLARKMLVWKPWEPLVTKAPKGQWDWPPTKA; from the exons ATGGGTGCACTAAAAAAG ACTACAGGTCTGCTAGGTTTAGCGGTAGTGCCAAATCCACACCATACTCTTGGAGCTCTATATGGAAAAATTTTGAGAACCCTACAACAAATGCCTGAGCAAGCAGTGTATAGAAAGTACACAGAACAAATTGTCAAAGAGCGAGCAGCAATCTTAAAGCAG ACAAAAGACACATATGAGATTGAGGCAAAAATCAACTGTGGCCAAGCTGAAGAATTAATCATTCAGGCAGAGAATGAACTAAATCTGGCAAGAAAGATGTTAGTCTGGAAGCCATGGGAACCTCTAGTTACAAAGGCCCCTAAGGGACAATGGGATTGGCCACCAACTAAGGCTTAA